One window from the genome of Mucilaginibacter ginsenosidivorans encodes:
- a CDS encoding cytochrome b/b6 domain-containing protein, whose product MAGIEPSVKNIENPQKVKKYSSSLRFWHWANATVITGSLLTVLVNSTVLSGWPTLMFIQDQLKKSGTTLTEQQGRSIVGGLRDRVWDYHIYFGYCLAALLLFRFIAEFFQLTDQKLISNIKTAYRKFKGGKDKLIARHELIVKSLYAAFYLVLIIMAVTGLTLAFGDDVPAIKKLHFIKEIHGFCMYLVLAFIVVHIAGVYLAERKDSKGIVSDMINGGGDK is encoded by the coding sequence ATGGCAGGCATCGAACCATCAGTAAAGAACATTGAAAATCCACAGAAAGTTAAAAAATATTCGTCATCGTTACGGTTCTGGCACTGGGCCAATGCAACGGTTATCACCGGTTCGCTGCTTACCGTGCTGGTGAACTCAACTGTGCTAAGCGGCTGGCCGACATTGATGTTTATCCAGGACCAGTTGAAAAAGTCGGGCACAACGCTTACCGAGCAGCAGGGTAGATCCATAGTCGGCGGTTTGCGCGATAGGGTATGGGATTACCATATTTATTTTGGCTACTGCCTTGCCGCTTTGTTACTGTTCCGGTTTATTGCTGAGTTTTTCCAGCTTACCGATCAGAAGCTTATTTCGAACATCAAAACGGCATACCGTAAATTTAAAGGCGGTAAAGATAAATTAATAGCCCGGCACGAACTGATCGTGAAGTCGTTGTATGCTGCGTTTTACCTGGTACTCATTATCATGGCCGTTACAGGCCTTACACTTGCGTTCGGCGATGATGTGCCGGCTATAAAAAAGCTGCACTTTATTAAAGAGATACACGGATTCTGTATGTACCTCGTACTCGCATTTATTGTGGTGCACATTGCCGGTGTGTATCTTGCCGAAAGGAAAGACAGCAAAGGCATTGTATCGGATATGATCAATGGCGGAGGGGATAAATAG
- a CDS encoding ArnT family glycosyltransferase, translating into MKDNHRQLYLLLFALALVVNFAGINLDFFTDDPGLYASISKNLIYRHQFFELFTYNQDWLDKPHFPFWMVLASFKVFGISVWAYRLPALLFFLLGLRYTWLFSKKYYGAETAWVAVLITATAQHLVMSNTDVRAEPYLLALVIGSIYHISKLDERFTITDMLLAALLTACAIMTKGIFVIVAIYGALCLQLLFQGRLRELFSLKWIGLVTFSAVFVLPELYALYVQFDLHPEKTVFGRHHVSGIKWFFWDSQFGRFVNNGPITRQSGDVFFYLHTLLWAFAPWCLVFYYSIYQSIKQIVQRKPLAEYYSFGGGMLLLLLFSLSRFQLPFYTNTVFPLFAVMTAPYCYKQLSTFGSYYRSFGLGVYIVLLPLAVLAIHYFSEPGHVAYLVTDCLLFGIVAFMIVKTSAQPARLFLLACAASLFANFYLNAVFYKLVISYRGQIKAADYVNQMSLDKYHLYNLSAENNVFQFYTQRQVNYLPPESFKTINPVGPTLYFANQKTVDSLKVWHVSYKTIKAFPNYRTESIYPDFINKNTRKNTIDSVYLISK; encoded by the coding sequence ATGAAAGATAACCACAGGCAACTGTACCTCCTGCTATTTGCTTTGGCGCTTGTGGTCAACTTTGCGGGCATCAACCTGGATTTCTTTACTGACGACCCGGGCCTGTACGCATCCATCTCCAAAAATCTTATTTACAGGCATCAATTTTTTGAACTGTTTACTTATAACCAGGACTGGCTGGATAAACCCCATTTTCCGTTTTGGATGGTGCTGGCGAGTTTTAAGGTGTTCGGTATATCAGTTTGGGCCTACCGGCTACCGGCATTGCTTTTCTTCCTGTTGGGGTTACGCTATACCTGGCTTTTCAGCAAAAAATATTATGGGGCGGAAACAGCCTGGGTAGCCGTACTTATTACCGCCACCGCCCAGCACCTTGTAATGTCGAATACAGATGTTAGGGCCGAGCCTTATCTTTTGGCATTGGTTATTGGCAGCATCTATCATATCAGCAAGCTCGACGAACGTTTTACTATAACCGATATGTTATTGGCCGCACTGCTTACCGCCTGCGCCATCATGACCAAGGGGATATTTGTTATCGTGGCAATTTACGGCGCTTTGTGTCTGCAGTTGCTTTTTCAAGGCCGATTACGGGAACTTTTCAGCCTTAAATGGATTGGTTTGGTAACTTTTTCGGCTGTTTTTGTCCTGCCCGAGCTATACGCATTGTATGTTCAATTCGACCTACATCCTGAGAAAACAGTTTTCGGCCGGCATCATGTATCCGGCATCAAATGGTTCTTTTGGGATAGCCAATTCGGGCGCTTTGTAAATAACGGTCCCATTACCCGCCAGTCGGGCGATGTGTTCTTTTACCTACATACGCTGCTATGGGCGTTTGCACCCTGGTGCCTGGTGTTTTATTATTCTATATATCAAAGCATCAAACAAATAGTTCAGCGGAAACCGCTTGCCGAATATTACAGCTTCGGTGGGGGTATGTTACTGCTGCTGCTTTTCTCACTTTCGAGGTTCCAGTTGCCATTTTATACCAACACTGTTTTTCCGCTGTTTGCAGTTATGACAGCGCCTTACTGTTATAAACAATTAAGCACATTCGGAAGCTATTATCGAAGTTTTGGCCTGGGTGTTTATATCGTGCTGCTGCCTCTTGCCGTATTGGCCATTCATTACTTTTCGGAGCCGGGACATGTGGCCTACCTTGTAACAGATTGCCTACTTTTTGGGATCGTTGCATTCATGATCGTCAAAACAAGTGCGCAGCCCGCGAGGTTATTTTTACTGGCATGCGCGGCCTCACTGTTTGCGAACTTTTACCTGAACGCGGTTTTTTATAAGCTGGTGATAAGCTACCGCGGGCAGATAAAAGCTGCGGACTACGTTAATCAAATGAGCCTTGATAAGTATCATTTGTACAACCTGAGCGCCGAGAACAACGTGTTCCAGTTTTATACGCAAAGGCAGGTAAATTATCTTCCGCCTGAAAGCTTTAAAACAATAAATCCGGTGGGACCAACACTATATTTTGCCAATCAAAAAACTGTTGATTCATTAAAAGTATGGCATGTAAGTTACAAAACCATCAAGGCTTTCCCGAACTACCGAACTGAAAGCATTTACCCGGATTTCATTAATAAAAACACAAGGAAAAACACGATAGACAGTGTTTACCTTATCAGCAAATGA
- a CDS encoding response regulator, with translation MSKLIIIDDDPIHHKIVQYMLTKNELSKETTYTFDGKLVLDYLEENKTKITALPDYIFLDLYMPDNSGWDFLNRFQEIYKTLKKEIKIYIVSSSIFQMDINRSKSYPFVTSYITKPLIKSVFDNIRGRSLKITGAQLN, from the coding sequence ATGTCAAAACTTATCATAATTGACGACGACCCGATCCATCACAAGATCGTTCAATACATGCTTACGAAAAATGAGCTGTCGAAAGAGACCACCTACACTTTTGACGGAAAGCTTGTGCTCGATTACCTGGAGGAGAACAAGACCAAAATAACGGCGCTACCCGATTACATTTTCCTCGACCTGTATATGCCTGACAACAGCGGCTGGGATTTCCTGAACCGTTTCCAGGAGATATACAAAACATTGAAAAAAGAGATCAAGATTTACATCGTGTCCTCATCGATATTCCAAATGGATATAAACCGTTCCAAAAGTTATCCCTTTGTAACATCGTATATTACCAAGCCCCTGATCAAGAGTGTTTTTGACAACATCAGGGGACGTTCGTTAAAGATCACCGGGGCACAACTAAATTAA
- a CDS encoding DUF2911 domain-containing protein, with amino-acid sequence MRKLTLLFAVVFMTSTAVFAQKKPIASPRDSVSGTIAGATVKIAFGSPAVKGRKIGGEIAPYGKIWRTGANEMTTFETSKALKIGGKTLPAGKYSLFSVPGETEWKFIFNSVTGKWGIKMDGSANDDASKDVLTVMAKAMKSPTMNERMTFKITPKGFTFLWGNVEVPVAVQ; translated from the coding sequence ATGAGAAAGTTAACTCTTTTATTTGCCGTTGTTTTTATGACCTCAACAGCGGTTTTCGCACAAAAAAAGCCCATAGCAAGCCCACGCGATAGTGTTAGCGGCACAATTGCCGGCGCAACCGTTAAAATCGCCTTTGGCAGTCCCGCTGTAAAGGGTAGGAAAATTGGGGGAGAAATTGCCCCATATGGAAAAATTTGGCGCACAGGCGCGAACGAAATGACCACTTTTGAAACCAGTAAGGCGCTTAAAATAGGTGGTAAAACTTTGCCGGCCGGCAAATACAGCCTGTTCTCTGTACCCGGGGAAACGGAGTGGAAATTTATCTTCAATTCGGTAACCGGCAAATGGGGAATCAAAATGGATGGCTCGGCTAACGACGATGCTTCGAAGGATGTGCTGACCGTTATGGCCAAAGCGATGAAATCGCCAACTATGAACGAACGCATGACCTTTAAGATCACACCTAAGGGCTTTACATTCCTTTGGGGAAATGTAGAAGTGCCCGTGGCAGTTCAATGA
- a CDS encoding DUF3810 domain-containing protein, with the protein MITLLEDHPSTVERYYSRGVYPVICHIFHAVFNLFPFSVGDIIYIATVIYMGYAFVKLVRMLFKRNWKRAAIYVCGMTIGMQSAIIAFYFFWGMNYYRPSAGERLGLEDSTYTLTDLKAVTAMLIDSANACRQRVNQVDLGRTNASIYQTAVRAVKQLDDGSPNFKVYDPEIKSSLISPLLNYLGTSGYYNPFTSESQMNYEMPSFVRPFVACHELSHQMGYGPEDEANFVGFIAATRSGDNFFRYSAYYLGVQEFMYALRSQDSLARKELRKRISPAVLNDFKTERDYWMSYEGKLESVSSFFYDNFLKANNQPQGLKTYNRMVLLVLAYRKKHQL; encoded by the coding sequence TTGATCACCCTCCTCGAAGATCATCCATCCACTGTCGAACGGTATTATTCGCGTGGCGTTTATCCCGTTATCTGCCATATTTTTCACGCTGTATTCAATCTTTTCCCGTTCAGCGTTGGCGATATTATTTATATAGCCACGGTTATCTACATGGGTTACGCGTTCGTCAAACTGGTGAGGATGCTGTTTAAACGAAACTGGAAGCGCGCTGCTATTTATGTTTGTGGTATGACTATAGGTATGCAGTCCGCCATAATCGCATTCTACTTTTTTTGGGGGATGAACTATTATCGCCCGTCGGCGGGCGAGCGCCTGGGCCTGGAAGATAGTACTTACACCCTTACCGATCTTAAAGCTGTTACTGCTATGCTGATAGACAGCGCTAACGCCTGCCGCCAAAGGGTGAATCAGGTAGACCTGGGGCGTACCAACGCAAGCATTTATCAAACAGCCGTAAGGGCAGTGAAGCAATTAGACGATGGCTCTCCTAATTTCAAGGTGTATGATCCCGAAATAAAATCGTCCCTTATTTCGCCCTTGCTGAATTACCTGGGTACTTCCGGATATTATAACCCGTTTACTTCCGAATCGCAAATGAATTATGAAATGCCTTCATTTGTGCGCCCGTTTGTCGCTTGCCACGAACTTTCGCACCAGATGGGTTACGGCCCAGAAGATGAGGCAAATTTTGTCGGCTTTATTGCCGCCACACGGTCGGGCGATAATTTTTTCCGTTATTCCGCCTACTACCTCGGCGTGCAGGAGTTTATGTATGCCCTAAGATCGCAGGATAGCCTGGCACGAAAAGAACTGCGTAAACGTATTTCACCCGCTGTGCTTAATGACTTTAAAACAGAACGGGACTATTGGATGTCGTACGAAGGCAAGCTTGAAAGCGTTAGTAGCTTCTTTTACGATAATTTCCTGAAGGCCAACAATCAGCCGCAGGGCCTTAAGACGTACAACCGTATGGTATTATTGGTTTTAGCCTATCGTAAAAAACACCAATTGTAA
- a CDS encoding putative quinol monooxygenase, producing the protein MIQVALLARLEAKPGMEQEVADFLKSALPLAQSETGTVTWYAWQTGKSTFGIFDTFEAEEGREAHLSGPIAAALMANADRLLASPPVIEKLTVLAAK; encoded by the coding sequence ATGATACAAGTAGCATTATTGGCCAGGCTCGAGGCAAAGCCAGGCATGGAACAGGAAGTAGCTGATTTTTTAAAAAGCGCGCTGCCGCTGGCCCAGTCAGAAACAGGTACAGTTACGTGGTACGCCTGGCAGACAGGGAAATCGACCTTCGGGATCTTCGATACGTTCGAGGCCGAAGAGGGACGTGAGGCTCATCTCAGCGGGCCCATTGCAGCGGCGCTAATGGCCAATGCAGACAGGTTACTGGCCTCGCCGCCGGTAATTGAAAAGCTAACCGTTCTGGCGGCAAAATAA
- a CDS encoding flavin reductase family protein, translating to MHKVSKPEILYFGTPVVLISTCNEDGSFNLAPISSVFWLGWRCVIGISAFSKTTENMLRTWQCVLNLPSTDQVAAVNKLARTTGTNPVPQGKLLKGYRFEADKFGTAGLTPVDSHIVSAPRVNECPVQMEAVVEAVHSLAEADDVQRGRLLTIELRIQRVHAEESILMDGAPNRVDPDKWRPLIMSFQQFYGLGAQVHESTLARIPEALYHSVDMDRAHGN from the coding sequence ATGCACAAAGTTAGTAAACCTGAAATTTTGTACTTCGGAACTCCTGTTGTTCTTATCAGTACCTGTAACGAGGATGGTTCCTTTAACCTCGCCCCGATATCATCGGTCTTTTGGCTCGGATGGCGCTGTGTGATCGGTATATCCGCATTTTCCAAAACAACTGAAAACATGCTCCGCACCTGGCAGTGCGTACTAAACCTGCCGTCGACCGACCAGGTAGCTGCAGTTAACAAACTGGCACGCACTACAGGGACAAATCCTGTGCCCCAGGGTAAATTGCTTAAAGGCTACCGTTTCGAAGCTGATAAATTCGGAACCGCCGGACTTACACCGGTCGATTCTCACATCGTGTCGGCTCCCCGCGTAAACGAATGCCCTGTGCAAATGGAAGCCGTTGTTGAAGCTGTGCATAGCCTTGCTGAGGCCGATGATGTACAACGCGGGCGGCTGCTCACAATAGAACTACGTATACAAAGGGTTCATGCAGAGGAATCGATATTAATGGATGGCGCCCCAAACCGGGTCGACCCGGATAAATGGAGGCCGCTTATCATGAGCTTTCAACAATTTTATGGCCTGGGAGCCCAGGTGCACGAATCGACATTGGCCCGGATACCCGAAGCGCTGTATCATTCTGTCGATATGGACCGGGCACATGGTAATTGA
- a CDS encoding sugar porter family MFS transporter, with product MNRKVIFWAVITALGGFLFGFDTVVVSGAEQAIQKFWQLGDFQHGFTIAIALVGTMTGAFAGRMPAEKLGRKAALMIVAVIFLVTSLGTAFVNNWYLFVILRFIGGLGIGASSVIAPIYISEISPASFRGRLVILFQFNIVLGIVVSLLSNYIIVTSYHGSWRLMLAVMAVPSLLYLILLKFVPESPRWLILHKSKYDEARTTLQLMNADGYEQDMKNIIDSKNQEVKDATSENLFSKRYRKLAWLAFLIAFFNQVSGINAILYFAPSIFTLAGFDKSDSFSASFYLGLVNFAFTMLAIFLIDRAGRRKLMMIGSLGLIAALGLVSYCFHLQESHVAVAGANGVVNNTDGGYIIWLLMAYIAFFAVSQGAVIWVFLSEIFPNQVRAKGQSLGSFTHWTLATIITFLFPAVRTHVEGQYIFMFFCGMMVLQLLFVWKLMPETKGKSLENMERTLTMH from the coding sequence ATGAATCGGAAAGTAATTTTTTGGGCGGTTATTACGGCCCTTGGCGGATTTCTGTTCGGCTTTGACACCGTTGTTGTATCGGGTGCCGAACAGGCGATACAGAAATTCTGGCAGCTGGGCGATTTCCAGCACGGCTTTACCATTGCTATCGCGCTCGTCGGTACCATGACCGGCGCTTTTGCGGGCCGCATGCCTGCAGAAAAGCTTGGCCGTAAAGCTGCGTTAATGATCGTTGCGGTAATTTTCCTGGTCACGTCGCTTGGTACGGCATTTGTCAACAACTGGTATTTGTTCGTTATCCTGCGCTTCATAGGCGGGTTGGGTATCGGCGCGTCTTCTGTAATTGCGCCAATCTATATTTCGGAAATATCTCCTGCATCCTTCAGGGGCCGCCTGGTGATATTGTTTCAGTTCAATATTGTTTTAGGCATTGTGGTTTCCCTGCTTTCCAACTATATCATCGTAACATCCTATCACGGTTCATGGCGGTTAATGCTGGCTGTAATGGCCGTCCCTTCTTTATTGTATTTGATACTGCTGAAATTTGTTCCTGAAAGCCCCCGCTGGCTAATTTTGCATAAATCAAAATATGACGAGGCGCGCACTACCTTGCAACTGATGAACGCCGATGGTTACGAGCAGGATATGAAAAACATTATCGACAGCAAAAACCAGGAGGTGAAGGATGCCACAAGCGAAAACTTGTTTTCAAAGCGATATCGCAAGTTGGCCTGGCTCGCCTTCCTTATTGCTTTTTTCAACCAGGTATCGGGTATTAACGCGATACTTTATTTTGCGCCGAGTATTTTCACCCTTGCCGGGTTCGATAAAAGCGACTCCTTTTCAGCTTCGTTCTATCTCGGGTTGGTCAATTTTGCTTTCACCATGCTGGCTATCTTTCTGATCGACCGCGCGGGGCGGCGCAAATTGATGATGATCGGCTCACTGGGCCTTATTGCCGCGCTGGGGCTGGTATCTTATTGTTTCCATTTACAGGAAAGCCACGTAGCGGTCGCGGGTGCAAATGGGGTAGTTAATAATACCGACGGGGGGTATATCATATGGCTTTTGATGGCATATATAGCATTTTTTGCCGTTTCGCAAGGTGCAGTGATTTGGGTGTTCCTGTCCGAAATATTTCCAAACCAGGTGCGGGCCAAGGGGCAGTCGCTTGGCAGCTTTACGCACTGGACACTGGCTACCATTATTACTTTTCTGTTCCCCGCTGTGAGAACCCATGTTGAAGGGCAGTATATTTTTATGTTTTTCTGCGGAATGATGGTATTGCAACTATTGTTCGTTTGGAAACTGATGCCCGAAACCAAGGGCAAATCGTTAGAAAATATGGAGCGTACTTTAACCATGCACTGA
- a CDS encoding glycoside hydrolase family 32 protein has translation MIKRTIFLFTVLSIITSSAFGQKAYHEQYRPQIHFSPQAHWMNDPNGLVFYKGVYHLFYQYYPKATVWGPMHWGHATSTDLVHWNNKPIALYPDSLGLIFSGSAVVDVNNTSGLGKNGQAALIAIFTHHDQAKEKDGKNDTENESMAYSNDGGNTWTKYAHNPVLKNPGISDFRDPKVSWYAPDKKWIMTLATKDRITFYSSPNLKDWTKESEFGETLGAHGGVWECPDLFPMTAADGKRIWVLIVNINPGGPQGGSATQYFTGDFDGKTFRPNNTATRWIDQGTDEYAGVTWSNTGNRRIFLGWMSNWNYATSVPTKAWRSAMTVPRELKLVRVDSAYYVASQPVKELGNLKDETKALPAIAVKGEVNITKMLNRSDNQFQLNLSAKQLKSFSITLSNGAGEKLIIGFDEKENSWFVDRSHAGESGFNKDFAGRFAVKRIANTAGTDVTLIVDAASVELFADKGLTVMTSIFFPKKPLSNISISSADGFSASGISYSQLKSIWP, from the coding sequence ATGATAAAAAGGACTATTTTTCTTTTTACAGTTTTATCAATAATTACGTCGTCGGCTTTCGGGCAAAAAGCGTATCACGAGCAGTACCGGCCGCAGATACATTTTTCGCCGCAGGCGCATTGGATGAACGACCCCAACGGGCTTGTTTTTTATAAAGGTGTTTACCACCTGTTTTACCAATATTATCCAAAGGCTACCGTTTGGGGGCCTATGCATTGGGGCCATGCCACCAGTACCGATCTGGTTCATTGGAATAACAAACCGATAGCGTTATATCCCGATAGCCTGGGACTGATATTCTCGGGCAGCGCAGTGGTCGATGTTAACAATACCAGCGGCCTGGGCAAAAACGGGCAGGCAGCGCTCATAGCCATTTTTACCCATCACGACCAGGCGAAAGAGAAAGATGGCAAGAATGATACCGAGAATGAGAGTATGGCCTACAGCAATGATGGCGGCAATACATGGACCAAATACGCGCACAACCCTGTATTGAAAAACCCCGGTATCAGCGACTTTCGCGACCCTAAAGTGAGCTGGTATGCGCCGGATAAAAAGTGGATAATGACCCTGGCCACCAAGGACAGGATCACCTTCTATTCGTCGCCAAATTTAAAAGACTGGACAAAAGAGAGCGAATTTGGCGAAACCCTCGGCGCGCATGGCGGCGTTTGGGAATGCCCGGATTTGTTCCCGATGACAGCTGCTGACGGTAAAAGAATTTGGGTACTTATCGTAAACATTAACCCCGGCGGGCCGCAGGGTGGTTCGGCTACGCAATACTTTACCGGCGATTTTGACGGAAAGACTTTCCGGCCCAACAATACTGCTACACGCTGGATAGACCAGGGGACCGACGAATATGCCGGCGTTACCTGGAGCAATACCGGTAACCGCCGCATTTTTTTAGGCTGGATGAGTAACTGGAACTACGCTACATCGGTGCCCACCAAAGCCTGGCGCAGCGCCATGACCGTTCCGCGCGAATTGAAGCTCGTCAGGGTTGACTCCGCATATTATGTTGCATCTCAACCTGTAAAAGAATTAGGTAACCTGAAAGACGAAACTAAAGCCTTGCCTGCTATCGCCGTGAAAGGGGAGGTAAACATCACGAAAATGCTGAACCGCTCGGATAATCAGTTTCAGCTTAACTTATCGGCTAAACAGTTAAAAAGTTTTTCGATCACCCTGTCAAACGGCGCCGGGGAAAAATTGATCATTGGGTTTGACGAAAAGGAAAATTCATGGTTCGTTGACCGGAGCCACGCAGGTGAATCAGGATTTAACAAAGACTTTGCCGGGCGTTTTGCCGTGAAGCGCATAGCCAATACCGCCGGAACCGACGTGACGCTGATTGTGGACGCTGCATCGGTAGAGCTGTTTGCCGATAAGGGCTTAACGGTAATGACATCGATATTTTTTCCAAAAAAGCCGCTGAGTAATATTTCTATCAGCTCTGCCGATGGCTTTTCCGCCAGTGGCATTTCATACTCCCAGCTGAAAAGCATCTGGCCATAA
- a CDS encoding sugar phosphate isomerase/epimerase family protein, whose product MTSRRDFLRTSALISAGLLVAPSLFAYDKKYIGLQLYTVRDHMAKDVAGTLAKVAQLGYNSVEASYSAGKYYGTEPKAFADLLKQNDLIMPSSHYLLGEDMKGPGTILNGWDKAAEDAASIGQKYMVCAWLSPKERGSLDHYKKLAEDFNKAGETCKKAGVQFCYHNHDFEFIQEDGEYPYETLLENTDKNLVKMEIDLYWLTKAKQDPIALIEKHPGRFPLWHMKDMDKTEKQMFTEVGNGVIDFKKILEHSKKAGLKYFFVEQDICPGDPYNSITQSIEYIKKNLV is encoded by the coding sequence ATGACCTCGAGACGTGACTTCCTGAGAACTTCTGCGCTTATTTCGGCAGGGCTGTTAGTTGCCCCCAGCCTATTCGCGTATGATAAAAAATATATAGGCCTGCAATTGTACACCGTGCGCGACCATATGGCAAAGGATGTTGCCGGCACATTGGCCAAAGTAGCACAGTTGGGCTATAATTCTGTTGAGGCAAGCTACAGCGCCGGCAAATACTACGGCACGGAACCAAAGGCGTTTGCCGACTTGTTAAAGCAAAATGACCTTATAATGCCAAGCTCGCATTACTTACTGGGCGAGGACATGAAAGGCCCAGGAACTATATTGAACGGCTGGGATAAAGCCGCGGAAGATGCCGCATCTATAGGTCAGAAATATATGGTTTGCGCGTGGCTGTCGCCAAAAGAGAGAGGTTCACTCGATCACTACAAAAAACTGGCCGAGGATTTCAATAAGGCTGGTGAGACCTGTAAAAAGGCAGGGGTACAATTCTGTTACCACAACCATGACTTTGAATTTATACAGGAAGACGGCGAATATCCCTACGAAACACTGCTGGAAAATACTGATAAGAACCTGGTAAAAATGGAAATAGACCTTTATTGGCTAACCAAAGCCAAGCAGGACCCAATTGCTTTGATCGAAAAGCACCCTGGAAGGTTCCCTTTGTGGCACATGAAGGACATGGATAAAACCGAAAAACAAATGTTTACCGAGGTTGGCAACGGGGTTATCGATTTCAAAAAGATACTTGAACACAGCAAAAAAGCGGGCTTAAAATATTTCTTTGTAGAACAGGACATTTGTCCCGGTGATCCCTATAATAGCATCACCCAAAGTATTGAATATATCAAAAAGAACCTCGTATAA
- a CDS encoding DUF1624 domain-containing protein translates to MTALTVPGSKQRIASIDILRGLVMVIMALDHVRDFFHYGHPAPMNLATTTPILFFTRWITHFCAPTFVFLSGISAYQAGTRRSKNEFRAFLIKRGLWLIIVELLLITLSITADVGYHVFVLEVIWVIACGMILLGLMAGLSSKVIGITGAILIAGHNLLDPQFFNAEVVNNGLLGNLFLTAKGNMHFFAPSRGFLVAYAILPWAGIMMLGYGIGALYRSGYNAVKRRKTLFYLGLAALITFVSLRFINIYGDPRPWLPQSKPVYNILSFLNITKQPPSLLFACITVGTALIFLSFAENIKTRFAAILTTYGSVPLFYFVCHLYILRLGTIMMYFATGHSAKQIDDPNSFPLLFQPVDMGINLGWVYMAWAILVCALYFPCRLYSRYKRTHDQWWLSYL, encoded by the coding sequence ATGACAGCATTAACTGTGCCCGGCTCCAAACAACGTATTGCGTCGATCGATATATTAAGAGGATTAGTAATGGTTATCATGGCGCTCGATCATGTACGCGATTTTTTCCATTACGGGCACCCGGCCCCGATGAACCTGGCGACGACCACGCCCATCTTGTTTTTTACACGCTGGATAACGCATTTTTGCGCGCCGACATTTGTGTTTCTCAGTGGCATATCAGCATACCAGGCTGGTACACGCCGTTCAAAAAATGAGTTCAGGGCTTTTCTGATAAAACGGGGTTTATGGCTGATAATAGTAGAGTTGCTCCTGATCACCTTAAGCATTACCGCCGATGTCGGCTACCATGTATTTGTACTCGAAGTAATATGGGTGATAGCCTGCGGCATGATTTTACTCGGACTGATGGCCGGTCTGTCTTCAAAAGTCATTGGTATTACAGGCGCTATCCTGATCGCCGGGCATAACCTGCTCGACCCACAATTTTTTAATGCTGAGGTGGTTAACAATGGCCTGCTGGGGAATTTATTTTTAACCGCGAAGGGCAATATGCATTTTTTTGCGCCCAGCCGGGGTTTCCTGGTTGCCTATGCTATTTTACCCTGGGCGGGTATCATGATGCTTGGTTATGGTATAGGGGCTCTTTACCGGTCGGGCTACAACGCGGTGAAACGCAGAAAGACGTTATTTTACCTGGGACTTGCGGCGCTAATTACTTTCGTGTCGCTTCGTTTCATTAATATTTACGGCGACCCGCGTCCATGGTTGCCCCAAAGCAAGCCCGTTTACAACATACTATCGTTTCTGAATATTACAAAGCAGCCGCCTTCACTGCTTTTTGCTTGTATCACAGTGGGTACGGCGCTTATTTTCCTGTCGTTTGCAGAAAATATTAAAACAAGGTTCGCCGCTATTCTAACTACATACGGTAGTGTGCCGCTCTTTTACTTCGTGTGCCATTTATACATCCTCAGGCTTGGAACGATAATGATGTACTTCGCAACCGGGCATTCAGCTAAACAAATAGACGACCCTAATTCATTTCCTTTACTGTTTCAACCGGTTGATATGGGTATTAACCTGGGATGGGTTTACATGGCCTGGGCCATTTTAGTGTGCGCACTATATTTCCCCTGCCGCTTGTATAGCCGGTATAAGCGAACGCACGATCAGTGGTGGTTAAGTTACCTGTAA